Proteins encoded in a region of the Onthophagus taurus isolate NC chromosome 10, IU_Otau_3.0, whole genome shotgun sequence genome:
- the LOC111416608 gene encoding uncharacterized protein translates to MGSAIFILGLFGFYQFNFVNSIDCFKCISINNDYQPCEDPFHNNYTTDILESPCMGGRKGRDGLFPATFCIKITGTFADNKTTLTLRGCALDSGTLTTDTEIVRMSHCGGFYYGESYVRGCVQSCNDADACNLSSKFQLNLFILNISTLYTLYFFM, encoded by the exons atggGTAGCGCCATTTTTATATTAGGACTTTTCGGTTTCTATCAATTCAATTTCG tgAACTCAAttgattgttttaaatgtatatcaataaataacgATTATCAACCATGCGAGGACCCTTTTCACAATAATTACACGACGGATATTTTGGAATCTCCGTGCATGGGCGGGCGAAAGGGAAGAGATGGTTTATTTCCGGCTACTTTCTGTATTAAAATAACCGGAACTTTCGCCGATAACAAAACAACTTTAACTCTAAGAGGATGCGCCTTGGATAGTGGAACTTTAACAACAGACACTGAAATTGTTCGAATGTCTCATTGTGGAGGATTTTATTATGGCGAAAG ttatgttCGTGGTTGTGTTCAAAGCTGTAATGATGCGGATGCTTGTAATTTAAGCTCTAAATTCCaactcaatttatttattttaaacatctCAACTCTTTATACACtttacttttttatgtaa